One Oenanthe melanoleuca isolate GR-GAL-2019-014 chromosome 3, OMel1.0, whole genome shotgun sequence DNA segment encodes these proteins:
- the UCN gene encoding urocortin, with translation MRQSRKEDRGNRGKLGDTGEAGISTARGTCSHRPRPHRASLVGVRKEPEWWLPEPSRAGSAAAPLSLSPVPVPPRSRRPGACPALTSARAPDRYNPGRATGSAPPGRIAPAPPPAPAGTGHGHSAPGAEGPRMRRALLTLLLLLARPPPAAARPATTDGSVPAAAAAAQDQPLWPPLAPPPSEPWRGRRDEPPLSIDLTFHLLRHLLLLARAQSQRARADSNRRILDAVGR, from the exons ATGCGGCAGAGTCGGAAGGAGGACCGGGGAAACCGGGGGAAACTGGGGGACACCGGGGAAGCGGGGATTAGCACGGCCCGAGGCACCTGCTCTCACCGGCCCCGGCCCCACCGTGCCTCTTTGGTGGGCGTCAGAAAAGAGCCGGAGTGGTGGCTCCCGGAGCCGAGCAGAGCGGGCTCTGCCGCCGCGCCCCTGTCCCTCAGCCCCGTCCCGGTGCCCCCCCGCTCCCGCCGTCCCGGTGCGTGCCCGGCGCTGACGTCAGCCCGGGCTCCGGACCGATATAACCCCGGGCGCGCCACCGGCTCGGCTCCCCCGGGACGGATCGCTCCGGCTCCGCCGCCAGCACCGGCAGGAACAGGGCACGGGCACAGCGCACCGG gTGCAGAGGGACCGAGAATGCGGCGGGCACTGCTCacgctcctgctgctgctcgcccgcccgccgcccgccgccgcccgccccgccaCCACCGACGGCTCCGtcccggcggccgcggccgccgctcaGGACCAGCCGCTCTGGCCGCCGCTGGCGCCGCCGCCCTCGGAGCCGTGGCGAGGGCGAAGGGACGAGCCGCCGCTCTCCATCGACCTCACCTTCCACCTGCTGcggcacctgctgctgctcgcCCGCGCCCAGAGCCAGCGCGCCCGCGCCGACTCCAACCGCCGCATCCTGGACGCCGTGGGGCGCTGA
- the MPV17 gene encoding protein Mpv17, giving the protein MGAGDVIAQQLVEQRGLHGHQCLRTLKMMGIGFCFVGPVVGSWYRILDWLIPGNTKVVAVKKVILDQVGVTWGGFAPCFLGCFLAVTGAVNGLSVQDNWSKIQQDYMDALMTNYCIWPPVQVANFYFVPLQHRLAVVQCVAIVWNCYLSWKANRM; this is encoded by the exons atgggagctggggatgtgaTTGCACAGCAGCTGGTGGAGCAGCGGGGGCTGCACGGGCACCAGTGCCTCCGCACCCTGAAAATGATGGGCATCGGCTTCTGCTTCGTG ggcccTGTTGTGGGCAGCTGGTACAGGATCCTGGATTGGCTCATCCCAGGGAATACTAAAGTTGTGGCTGTGAAGAAAGTGATCCTGGACCAGGTTGGTGTGACATGG GGGGGTTTTGCCCCGTGCTTCCTTGGCTGCTTCCTGGCTGTGACAGGGGCTGTGAACGGGCTGTCGGTGCAGGATAACTGGTCCAAGATCCAGCAG GACTACATGGATGCCCTGATGACCAATTACTGT ATCTGGCCGCCCGTGCAGGTTGCGAACTTCTACTTtgtgcctctgcagcacag gctggctgttGTCCAGTGTGTTGCCATCGTCTGGAACTGCTACCTGTCCTGGAAAGCGAATCGGATGTGA